DNA sequence from the bacterium genome:
CTTCGAGTACTTTGGCTGGGACGACCCGGCCAAGCTCGTCGCCGACTTCTTCCTCCAGCCGCAGGCGCCGCTGGCGCCGCCGCTGCGGCCGGGGTTCCTGGCGCGGCTGGAGCCGGGCTTCGGGGGCCGGCCCGGCTTCCGGGCGCGGCTCGCGCTGCTCTACCCGCTGCTGGCGCTCAAGTGGTGCCTGATCATGCTCAATGTCTACCTGCGGCCGGCGCTGCCCGGCCGCGAGGCCGTCGAGAACCGCGAGGGGCAGCTCGCCCGCGCGTCGGCCGCCCTCGGGGCGCTGCGCGCGGAGTGCGAGAATCGGCTGTTCCCCTGCGGCGGCTTCGACATATAATCCGAAGCGCGATGGAACGGACCCGCACGACGCCACGGCTGGATGCGCGCTCTGTGCACCTGCGCCGCGAGATCATCCACACCGTCGAGCGCGCCCGGCGCGGGCATCTCAACTCCGCCTTCTCGGTGGTCGAGGTCCTGCGGCTGCTCTACGACGAGGTGCTGCGCGTCGACCCCGCCAACCCGCTCTGGCCGGACCGCGACCGGCTCATCCTGAGCAAGGGGCACGGCTGCCTGGCACTGTACGTCCTGCTGGCGGAGAAGGGCTTCTTCCCGCGCGAGCACCTGCAGACGTTCTGCGCCCACGGGTCGATCCTCGGGGGCCACCCGCAGCTCAGCAAGGTGCCGGGCGTCGAGGCCTCGACCGGGTCCCTCGGCCACGGGCTCCCCATCGGGGTCGGGTTTGCGCTCGCCGGGCGCCTCGACGGGCGGGACTTCCGCACCTACGTGGTCCTCGGCGATGGCGAGTGCGACGAAGGCTCCGTCTGGGAGGCCGCGATGTGCGCCGGCAAGCACCGGCTCGCGCGGCTGACCGTGCTCGTGGACTACAACAAGATGCAGTCCTACGGCCCGACCGCCGAGGTGCAGGACCTCGAGCCCTTCGCCGCCAAGTGGCGCAGCTTCGGGTTCGCCGCGCGCGAGGTCGACGGGCACGACCTGCGGGCCCTGCGCCGGGCGCTGGCGGCGGCGGCGCGCGAGACGGAGAAGCCGACCGCGATCATCTGCCACACGATCAAGGGGCGGGGCATCCGGATGCTCGAGGGGAACCTCGACTGGCACCACAAGAGCAAGATCTCGGATGCCGACCTGGCGCGGATCGTCGCGGAGCTCGAGGGCGTGGAGGGCGAGCAGTGAGGAAGGCCTGCCTCGACGAGATCTACCGCCTCGCGAAGCGCGACGAGCGCGTGGTGTTCTTCGGCTCGGACATCGGCGCCGGCACCCTGGACAACTTCCGCCGCGAGATGCCGGAGCGCTTCTTCATGGAGGGGGT
Encoded proteins:
- a CDS encoding aminoglycoside phosphotransferase family protein; translated protein: FLEEDFAPLHARVCAAVAAGAARAGIDPAADLPGAERTLSPSDAGFHNTLLRQDGELVFLDFEYFGWDDPAKLVADFFLQPQAPLAPPLRPGFLARLEPGFGGRPGFRARLALLYPLLALKWCLIMLNVYLRPALPGREAVENREGQLARASAALGALRAECENRLFPCGGFDI
- a CDS encoding transketolase; protein product: MDARSVHLRREIIHTVERARRGHLNSAFSVVEVLRLLYDEVLRVDPANPLWPDRDRLILSKGHGCLALYVLLAEKGFFPREHLQTFCAHGSILGGHPQLSKVPGVEASTGSLGHGLPIGVGFALAGRLDGRDFRTYVVLGDGECDEGSVWEAAMCAGKHRLARLTVLVDYNKMQSYGPTAEVQDLEPFAAKWRSFGFAAREVDGHDLRALRRALAAAARETEKPTAIICHTIKGRGIRMLEGNLDWHHKSKISDADLARIVAELEGVEGEQ